The following coding sequences lie in one Angustibacter luteus genomic window:
- a CDS encoding HAD-IB family phosphatase gives MRLQDQLDGRRILVTGVTGFVGEALLQRMLTELPGTQPVVLVRPKSGQPGRDRIAGLLAKPTFQTAAERAGGVDALLDRVEVIEGDLRNLPVLPTDLDVVIHCAGDVSFDPPIQEAFTTNVVGTHSLLQRVLEASADHPVHYVHVSTAYVGGRRRGAIPERSVAHEVDWRAERDAGLRLAQQIEDDSRRGDVLKRLSTEAEKEHGRAGPITAAQDAERRRREWVKKEQLKAGGERARSLGWTDVYTFTKAMGERVVEELTSGTSVDAPGAPAIPVSIVRPSIIESALVWPHPGWIEGFKMAEPIILAYGRGELPDMPAAPDSIVDIVPVDHVVNALLAVCATSPEPGRPDYFHVSSGARNPLTFRLLYELVREYFEHHPFDLGERGAVPLATWHFPGSHQAERLLTQGEAVHRLADRALGLLPRSDRAREFSRDLDRTRRRLEFLRRYLDLYRSYTQVELQFMDDHTLALHRALDPADLELFGFDTAVVDWTHYIRDVHCPSVTEPMRKYDVIRRKRQAAGDPGRRKIDGDAGEPGQKVLAVFDMDGTLLSSNVIETYLWLRLPELDGAGRAREIGRLLRRMPSYVGAERRDRGGFLRAVYRRYAGADLHELDSLVDEVIAPHVLERVSGAAMRRVREHRAAGHHTVLLTGAIRPLTRPLAPLFDHVVAAELAVDERGRATGYLASPPLVGESRAAWLVRYAEVNGYDLSRSFGYADSHSDLPLLRAVGRPTAVSPDVPLYRAARAARWPVETWRTPPATSRGRVPDVRHDTTGVSLP, from the coding sequence GTGCGACTGCAGGACCAGCTCGACGGCCGGCGGATCCTGGTCACCGGCGTGACGGGCTTCGTCGGCGAGGCGCTGCTCCAGCGCATGCTGACCGAGCTGCCCGGCACCCAGCCCGTGGTCCTCGTCCGACCGAAGTCGGGCCAACCGGGACGCGACCGCATCGCCGGCCTGCTCGCCAAGCCGACCTTCCAGACCGCCGCCGAGCGCGCGGGCGGCGTCGACGCCCTGCTCGACCGCGTCGAGGTCATCGAGGGTGACCTGCGCAACCTGCCCGTCCTGCCCACGGACCTCGACGTCGTCATCCACTGCGCGGGCGACGTCTCGTTCGACCCGCCGATCCAGGAGGCGTTCACCACCAACGTGGTCGGCACGCACTCGCTGCTGCAGCGGGTGCTGGAGGCCAGCGCGGACCACCCGGTGCACTACGTGCACGTCTCGACCGCCTACGTCGGTGGACGTCGCCGCGGCGCCATCCCCGAGCGCTCGGTGGCGCACGAGGTCGACTGGCGTGCGGAGCGGGACGCCGGCCTGCGGCTCGCCCAGCAGATCGAGGACGACTCGCGGCGCGGCGACGTGCTGAAGCGGCTGAGCACCGAGGCCGAGAAGGAGCACGGTCGCGCCGGCCCCATCACCGCCGCGCAGGACGCCGAGCGGCGCCGCCGCGAGTGGGTCAAGAAGGAGCAGCTCAAGGCTGGTGGCGAGCGCGCCCGCAGCCTCGGCTGGACGGACGTCTACACCTTCACCAAGGCGATGGGTGAGCGGGTCGTCGAGGAGCTCACCAGCGGGACGTCGGTCGACGCGCCCGGTGCGCCCGCGATCCCGGTGAGCATCGTGCGGCCATCCATCATCGAGTCCGCGCTGGTCTGGCCGCACCCCGGCTGGATCGAGGGCTTCAAGATGGCCGAGCCCATCATCCTGGCGTACGGCCGCGGCGAGCTGCCGGACATGCCCGCCGCACCGGACTCGATCGTCGACATCGTGCCGGTCGACCACGTCGTCAACGCGCTGCTGGCGGTGTGCGCGACGAGCCCCGAGCCGGGCAGGCCCGACTACTTCCACGTCTCGTCGGGCGCGCGCAACCCGTTGACCTTCCGGCTGCTCTACGAGCTGGTCCGCGAGTACTTCGAGCACCACCCGTTCGACCTCGGCGAGCGCGGCGCGGTGCCGCTGGCGACGTGGCACTTCCCCGGCTCGCACCAGGCCGAACGACTGCTCACCCAGGGCGAGGCCGTGCACCGGCTGGCCGACCGCGCGCTCGGCCTGCTGCCGCGCAGCGACCGGGCTCGCGAGTTCTCCCGCGACCTGGACCGCACCCGGCGCCGGCTGGAGTTCCTGCGCCGCTACCTGGACCTGTACCGCTCGTACACCCAGGTCGAGCTGCAGTTCATGGACGACCACACCCTGGCGCTGCACCGTGCGCTCGACCCGGCGGACCTCGAGCTGTTCGGCTTCGACACCGCGGTCGTGGACTGGACGCACTACATCCGCGACGTGCACTGCCCCAGCGTCACCGAGCCGATGCGCAAGTACGACGTCATCCGGCGCAAGCGCCAGGCGGCCGGCGACCCGGGGCGACGCAAGATCGACGGCGACGCGGGCGAGCCCGGCCAGAAGGTGCTGGCGGTCTTCGACATGGACGGCACCCTGTTGTCCAGCAACGTGATCGAGACGTACCTGTGGCTGCGGCTGCCCGAGCTGGACGGCGCCGGGCGGGCCCGCGAGATCGGCCGGCTGCTGCGCCGCATGCCGTCGTACGTCGGGGCCGAGCGCCGCGACCGCGGCGGGTTCCTGCGCGCCGTCTACCGCCGCTACGCCGGCGCCGACCTGCACGAGCTGGACTCCCTCGTGGACGAGGTCATCGCACCGCACGTGCTGGAGCGGGTGTCGGGCGCGGCGATGCGCCGGGTGCGCGAGCACCGCGCGGCCGGCCACCACACGGTGCTGCTCACCGGAGCGATCCGGCCGCTCACCCGCCCGCTGGCGCCCCTGTTCGACCACGTCGTCGCCGCCGAGCTGGCCGTGGACGAGCGCGGCCGGGCCACCGGCTACCTCGCCTCGCCCCCGCTCGTCGGTGAGTCGCGGGCCGCCTGGCTGGTCCGGTACGCCGAGGTGAACGGCTACGACCTGTCGCGCTCGTTCGGCTACGCGGACAGCCACTCCGACCTGCCGCTGCTGCGCGCGGTCGGCCGTCCCACCGCGGTCTCGCCCGACGTCCCGCTGTACCGGGCCGCCCGGGCCGCGCGCTGGCCCGTCGAGACGTGGCGGACGCCGCCCGCGACCTCACGCGGCCGGGTGCCCGACGTCCGGCACGACACCACGGGGGTGAGCCTGCCGTGA
- a CDS encoding zinc-binding dehydrogenase, with the protein MMLALEMFRSIPRFAAAKVSGGRMPGLLVGPMAPLRLVTRDEPAVRRPGWAQVKPLLSGICGSDLGAITGQTSLYFSALVSMPFVPGHEVVGELAEDCEDLPRGTRVVVDPVLACAARGVDPCEPCQQGRTNLCNHVTVGHISPGLQTGFCQDTGGGWGERLTVHRSQLHAVPDSLTDERAVLVEPLACAVQLARRAQVPAGGSVLVSGAGAVGLFAVLALRELTDAGRITVIAKHGRQADLARRFGASDVAAPDEAMRAVRRTTRALRVAPQGLPAPAARLTGASEMLLGGVDVAVDAVGSTSSLDTVLRSTKAGGRAVLSGMPAGADLSPAWFRELEVAGTYASSGDAFDVAMRLAEQAPMDDVVAGRYPLHRWREALDHAQSAGRLGAVKVCFDVRSRA; encoded by the coding sequence GTGATGCTGGCGCTGGAGATGTTCCGCTCGATCCCGCGGTTCGCCGCCGCGAAGGTGAGCGGCGGGCGGATGCCCGGGCTGCTCGTGGGCCCGATGGCGCCGCTGCGCCTGGTCACCCGCGACGAGCCGGCCGTCCGCCGTCCGGGCTGGGCGCAGGTCAAGCCGTTGCTCTCCGGGATCTGCGGGTCGGACCTGGGCGCCATCACCGGGCAGACGTCCCTGTACTTCTCGGCGCTGGTCTCGATGCCGTTCGTGCCCGGCCACGAGGTGGTCGGCGAGCTGGCCGAGGACTGCGAGGACCTGCCCCGCGGCACCCGCGTGGTGGTCGACCCCGTGCTGGCCTGCGCCGCCCGCGGCGTCGACCCGTGCGAGCCGTGCCAGCAGGGCCGCACCAACCTGTGCAACCACGTGACCGTCGGACACATCTCGCCCGGGCTGCAGACCGGCTTCTGCCAGGACACCGGCGGCGGCTGGGGCGAGCGGCTGACGGTGCACCGCTCGCAGCTGCACGCGGTGCCGGACTCGCTGACCGACGAGCGCGCGGTGCTGGTCGAGCCGCTGGCCTGCGCCGTGCAGCTGGCCCGGCGGGCGCAGGTGCCGGCGGGTGGCTCGGTACTCGTCTCCGGAGCCGGCGCCGTCGGCCTGTTCGCGGTGCTGGCGCTGCGCGAGCTGACCGACGCGGGGCGGATCACCGTGATCGCCAAGCACGGACGGCAGGCCGACCTGGCCCGCCGGTTCGGCGCCAGCGACGTCGCCGCACCGGACGAGGCGATGCGCGCCGTGCGGCGGACCACCCGGGCGCTGCGCGTTGCGCCGCAAGGACTTCCGGCTCCCGCCGCCCGGCTCACCGGCGCCAGCGAGATGCTGCTCGGCGGCGTGGACGTCGCGGTCGACGCCGTCGGCTCGACGTCGTCGCTGGACACGGTGCTGCGCTCCACGAAGGCCGGCGGGCGGGCGGTGCTGTCCGGCATGCCGGCCGGCGCCGACCTGTCCCCCGCGTGGTTCCGCGAGCTCGAGGTGGCCGGCACGTACGCGTCGTCCGGCGACGCCTTCGACGTCGCGATGCGGCTGGCCGAGCAGGCGCCGATGGACGACGTGGTGGCCGGTCGCTACCCGCTGCACCGCTGGCGCGAGGCGCTGGACCACGCCCAGTCCGCGGGCCGGCTCGGTGCCGTCAAGGTCTGCTTCGACGTCCGGAGCCGCGCATGA
- a CDS encoding lactate racemase domain-containing protein: MTRPGFVLEVDDRTPPLVVHEGEGFRLETFPRGTRVVYPPEAMPGIRDVDGAIRRALLEPVGSDPLPALLFSGMRLTIAFDDISLPLPPMVKPDIRQRIIEQVLTMAAASGVDDVEIVSANALHRRLTPAELKDIVGERVFRSFFPQGALYNHDAEDKANLLHVGQTDRGEDVEINRRAAESDLLIYVNVNLVAMDGGHKSVPIGLASYKSLRHHHNSHTMVHSRSFMDHTKSAMHHSAWRMGRMLADHLKIFTIETTLNNDVFPTNYKFLMKREWEWGVKDQASMLAARRGLAVAPKGLRHNIFQGMRAPYGLTGVNAGETEAVHELTVAKVHEQQMVEVQGQSDVLVLGVPYLGPYNVNSVMNPILATCMGLGYYFNSYRGQPVVRKGGAVILYHPVEEDFNQLHHPSYVDFYEEVLTTSTEPSVIEAKFEEQYATDPWYIHLYRTSHAYHGVHPFYMWYWAAHAMDHVGDVIWVGANRRAVERMGFRAASSLQDALEMASGTVGRSPSITYLRNPPHLIADVR, encoded by the coding sequence GTGACCCGCCCCGGTTTCGTCCTGGAGGTCGACGACCGCACCCCGCCGCTCGTCGTCCACGAGGGGGAGGGCTTCCGGCTGGAGACCTTCCCGCGCGGCACCCGCGTCGTCTACCCGCCGGAGGCGATGCCGGGCATCCGGGACGTCGACGGCGCGATCCGCCGCGCGCTGCTCGAGCCGGTCGGCAGCGACCCGCTGCCCGCGCTGCTGTTCTCCGGCATGCGCCTGACCATCGCCTTCGACGACATCTCGCTGCCTTTGCCGCCCATGGTGAAGCCGGACATCCGCCAGCGGATCATCGAGCAGGTCCTCACGATGGCCGCCGCCTCCGGCGTGGACGACGTCGAGATCGTGTCCGCCAACGCGTTGCACCGCCGGCTCACACCGGCCGAGCTCAAGGACATCGTGGGCGAGCGGGTCTTCCGCTCGTTCTTCCCGCAGGGCGCGCTCTACAACCACGACGCCGAGGACAAGGCGAACCTGCTGCACGTCGGGCAGACCGACCGCGGTGAGGACGTCGAGATCAACCGGCGGGCGGCCGAGTCCGACCTGCTGATCTACGTCAACGTCAACCTGGTGGCGATGGACGGCGGCCACAAGTCCGTGCCGATCGGGCTCGCGTCGTACAAGTCGCTGCGGCACCACCACAACAGCCACACGATGGTGCACTCGCGCTCGTTCATGGACCACACCAAGTCGGCCATGCACCACAGCGCCTGGCGGATGGGCCGGATGCTGGCCGACCACCTGAAGATCTTCACCATCGAGACGACGCTCAACAACGACGTCTTCCCCACCAACTACAAGTTCCTGATGAAGCGCGAGTGGGAGTGGGGCGTCAAGGACCAGGCGTCCATGCTGGCCGCCCGCCGCGGGCTGGCGGTGGCCCCGAAGGGCCTGCGGCACAACATCTTCCAGGGCATGCGCGCGCCGTACGGGCTGACCGGGGTGAATGCCGGCGAGACCGAGGCCGTGCACGAGCTGACCGTCGCGAAGGTGCACGAGCAGCAGATGGTCGAGGTGCAGGGGCAGAGCGACGTGCTGGTGCTCGGCGTGCCGTACCTCGGCCCGTACAACGTGAACTCCGTGATGAACCCGATCCTCGCGACCTGCATGGGGCTCGGCTACTACTTCAACAGCTACCGGGGCCAGCCCGTCGTCCGCAAGGGCGGCGCGGTGATCCTCTACCACCCGGTCGAAGAGGACTTCAACCAGCTGCACCACCCGTCGTACGTGGACTTCTACGAGGAGGTCCTCACGACGTCCACCGAGCCGTCGGTGATCGAGGCGAAGTTCGAGGAGCAGTACGCGACCGACCCCTGGTACATCCACCTGTACCGGACGTCGCACGCCTACCACGGCGTCCACCCGTTCTACATGTGGTACTGGGCGGCGCACGCCATGGACCACGTGGGCGACGTGATCTGGGTCGGCGCGAACCGGCGAGCGGTGGAGCGCATGGGGTTCCGGGCGGCGTCCTCGCTGCAGGACGCGCTCGAGATGGCGTCCGGCACCGTCGGTCGCTCGCCGTCCATCACCTACCTGCGCAACCCACCGCACCTGATCGCGGACGTGCGATGA
- a CDS encoding lysophospholipid acyltransferase family protein, with translation MTGPVVHVTRHVLSGQLLRGARQDIKMVSKGWRWGRRSMVPRSAEPFVPPKQSEPFPTSWARGPAAIAVRDGIQRFGLGPLLRHEIKPTVHGLDVLDRVGGPVIFVANHTSHLDTPLILCSLPDRWRRRTAVAAAADYFFDTWWRATSSAMVFNTFPIERRSGSLSSTPGDLLEDGWSIVVFPEGTRSPDGWTRQFRHGAAFLSVQHDVPVVPIAIRGSFAAMPRGRGWPVPGRPPVTMRFGDPIKAREGEGARELGARLEGAVAQLMDEDETSWWDATRRAAQGVTPTTSGPDVARWRRVWTQTASPDVRSHRRVWSR, from the coding sequence ATGACCGGCCCCGTCGTGCACGTGACCCGGCACGTGCTGTCCGGGCAGCTGCTGCGCGGCGCCCGGCAGGACATCAAGATGGTGTCGAAGGGCTGGCGCTGGGGTCGTCGCTCCATGGTGCCGCGCTCGGCGGAGCCGTTCGTGCCGCCGAAGCAGAGCGAGCCCTTCCCGACGTCCTGGGCGCGTGGGCCGGCCGCCATCGCGGTCCGCGACGGGATCCAGCGCTTCGGCCTGGGACCGTTGCTGCGCCACGAGATCAAGCCGACCGTGCACGGGCTGGACGTGCTCGACCGGGTCGGCGGTCCGGTCATCTTCGTGGCCAACCACACCTCGCACCTGGACACCCCGCTGATCCTCTGCTCGCTGCCGGACCGCTGGCGGCGGCGCACCGCCGTCGCCGCAGCCGCCGACTACTTCTTCGACACCTGGTGGCGGGCGACGAGCTCGGCGATGGTGTTCAACACCTTCCCGATCGAGCGGCGCTCGGGATCGCTGTCGTCGACGCCGGGCGACCTGCTGGAGGACGGCTGGTCCATCGTCGTGTTCCCCGAGGGCACCCGCTCCCCCGACGGTTGGACCCGGCAGTTCCGGCACGGTGCGGCCTTCCTCTCGGTGCAGCACGACGTCCCGGTGGTCCCGATCGCGATCCGCGGCTCGTTCGCCGCGATGCCCCGTGGTCGTGGCTGGCCGGTCCCCGGCCGCCCGCCGGTCACGATGCGGTTCGGCGACCCGATCAAGGCCCGCGAGGGCGAGGGCGCGCGCGAGCTCGGCGCGCGGCTCGAGGGCGCCGTCGCGCAGCTCATGGACGAGGACGAGACCTCCTGGTGGGACGCGACCCGGCGGGCCGCCCAGGGGGTCACGCCGACGACGTCCGGCCCGGACGTCGCCCGCTGGCGCCGGGTGTGGACGCAGACCGCGTCGCCCGACGTCCGGTCGCACCGCCGCGTCTGGTCCCGCTGA
- a CDS encoding TrmH family RNA methyltransferase gives MDAVEIGWENGSEIGVGPWVGPWPDDARYDPELLAEGDARNVVDRYRYWRMAAIVADLDTRRHPFHVAVENWQHDFNIGSVVRTANAFLAAQVHVVGRRRWNRRGAMVTDRYQHLSHHDDVAALIAWAHERSLPLIGVDNLPGAVPLEGYRLPRACVLLFGQEGPGLSPAAHEACDDVLSIAQFGSTRSINAGAAAAIAMHTWITQHAT, from the coding sequence GTGGATGCGGTGGAGATCGGGTGGGAGAACGGGTCGGAGATCGGCGTGGGTCCGTGGGTCGGGCCGTGGCCGGACGACGCGCGGTACGACCCGGAGCTGCTGGCCGAGGGTGACGCGCGCAACGTCGTGGACCGCTACCGCTACTGGCGGATGGCGGCCATCGTGGCGGACCTGGACACCCGCCGGCACCCGTTCCACGTGGCCGTCGAGAACTGGCAGCACGACTTCAACATCGGGTCGGTGGTGCGGACGGCGAACGCGTTCCTCGCCGCGCAGGTGCACGTCGTCGGGCGCCGCCGGTGGAACCGTCGCGGCGCGATGGTCACCGACCGCTACCAGCACCTGTCGCACCACGACGACGTGGCCGCGCTGATCGCGTGGGCGCACGAGCGGTCGCTGCCGCTGATCGGCGTCGACAACCTGCCGGGTGCCGTCCCGCTGGAGGGCTACCGGCTGCCGCGAGCGTGCGTGCTGCTGTTCGGCCAGGAAGGGCCAGGACTGTCGCCGGCGGCGCACGAGGCCTGCGACGACGTCCTGTCGATCGCCCAGTTCGGCTCGACCCGCTCGATCAACGCCGGCGCTGCCGCGGCGATCGCCATGCACACCTGGATCACCCAGCACGCGACCTAG
- a CDS encoding DedA family protein has protein sequence MHALGPSWLDPQHLIDTYALPGTLLVVFIECGLFFFLLPGDSLLFTLGLLISQGTLHHSLAYVIPLLIVAAFAGSIAGYEIGRAMGPRITGPNSRLIRQKHVDQTHAFFERYGARALILGRFVPIVRTFITLIAGVSRMDRRQFYVYSAIGAVLWVTTMTLAGYFLGTIDFVAKNVEAIAILIVFVSVIPIGFEYLRHRRAERSSQG, from the coding sequence ATGCATGCACTCGGCCCGTCGTGGCTCGACCCCCAGCACCTGATCGACACCTACGCGCTGCCCGGCACGCTGCTGGTGGTGTTCATCGAGTGCGGGCTCTTCTTCTTCCTGCTGCCCGGCGACTCGCTGCTGTTCACCCTCGGACTGCTGATCTCCCAGGGCACGCTGCACCACTCGCTGGCGTACGTGATCCCGCTGCTCATCGTGGCAGCGTTCGCGGGCAGCATCGCGGGCTACGAGATCGGCCGGGCGATGGGGCCGAGGATCACCGGGCCGAACTCCAGGCTCATCAGGCAGAAGCACGTGGACCAGACCCACGCCTTCTTCGAGCGGTACGGCGCCCGCGCCCTGATCCTCGGCCGCTTCGTGCCGATCGTCCGGACCTTCATCACGTTGATCGCGGGCGTCAGCCGGATGGACCGGCGGCAGTTCTACGTCTACAGCGCCATCGGTGCCGTGCTCTGGGTGACGACGATGACGCTCGCCGGCTACTTCCTCGGCACGATCGACTTCGTCGCCAAGAACGTCGAGGCGATCGCGATCCTGATCGTGTTCGTCTCCGTCATCCCGATCGGTTTCGAGTACCTGCGGCACCGGCGCGCCGAGCGGTCCTCGCAGGGCTGA